In Notamacropus eugenii isolate mMacEug1 chromosome 1, mMacEug1.pri_v2, whole genome shotgun sequence, one genomic interval encodes:
- the LOC140520630 gene encoding putative speedy protein-like protein 3, which produces MFSVKIPKVGISTGPALETSAPQDSSPLASTSTSPGYVPKLKAVRKRGLKRGIWAVTSMEGTKLCMKKRRRASFRPEDQEAFYRLLEDPVIQSFLEADVFLRVSDKYLLSMVVEYFGRVGLPGDCYNRIHFFLALYIACDMEEDNPVSKWSIFPFVLGKEDWPILYKEFLRLQADFFHAMGGRAWVTPEICEEIQAQNPHHWVWTRERHYLP; this is translated from the exons ATGTTCTCAGTAAAGATTCCCAAGGTGGGGATCAGCACAGGACCTGCTCTGGAGACTTCAG CCCCACAGGACAGCAGCCCTCTGGCCTCCACATCGACCTCCCCAGGGTATGTCCCTAAGCTGAAGGCTGTGAGGAAGAGGGGTCTGAAGAGGGGCATATGGGCTGTCACTAGTATGGAAGGAACCAAGCTCTGcatgaagaagagaaggagagccAGTTTCCGCCCTGAGGATCAGGAAGCTTTCTACAGACTTCTTG AGGATCCTGTCATCCAGAGTTTCTTGGAGGCTGATGTTTTCCTAAGAGTATCTGATAAG TATCTGCTCTCCATGGTGGTTGAATATTTTGGCCGAGTGGGACTCCCAGGAGACTGCTATAATAGGATCCACTTTTTCCTGGCCCT CTATATCGCCTGTGACATGGAGGAAGACAACCCTGTCTCTAAGTGGAGCATTTTCCCTTTTGTGCTTGGGAAGGAAGACTGGCCTATCCTCTATAAGGAATTCCTGAGGCTACAAGCAGATTTCTTCCATGCAATGGGTGGCAGAGCCTGGGTCACCCCAGAGATATGTGAAGAG ATCCAGGCCCAGAATCCACATCACTGGGTCTGGACCCGAGAACGGCACTACCTCCCCTAG